The Dokdonella koreensis DS-123 genome has a segment encoding these proteins:
- a CDS encoding ECF-type sigma factor — protein MPRAANSADDVVIDRLQETLGSAMCDPTHTLASMMTEAYRNLLRVAHVQRNTFGASPTLSTTALVHEVYLKLQESPDLAVSDINHFYYLATRAMRFVLTDHARRKLARKRGNAVPTETLDEHAGLDTDGRHAEQVLEINEVIDQLGQIFPRMAQIVSLRFYVGLGDAEIGAALGIDERTVRRDWIKARGWMIGRLREAD, from the coding sequence ATGCCCCGAGCCGCTAATTCAGCCGATGACGTCGTCATCGATCGGTTACAGGAAACATTGGGCAGTGCAATGTGTGATCCAACTCACACTTTGGCGTCGATGATGACGGAGGCATATCGGAATCTGTTGCGCGTGGCGCATGTGCAGCGCAATACCTTCGGCGCGAGCCCGACGCTATCGACGACGGCGCTGGTGCACGAGGTCTACCTCAAGTTGCAGGAATCACCGGACCTGGCGGTCTCGGATATCAACCACTTCTACTATCTGGCTACGCGCGCGATGCGCTTCGTGCTGACCGATCATGCGCGCAGGAAGCTGGCGCGGAAGCGTGGCAATGCCGTACCCACGGAAACCCTGGACGAGCATGCCGGCCTGGACACCGATGGGCGCCACGCCGAGCAGGTGCTTGAAATCAACGAAGTCATCGATCAGCTCGGACAGATCTTTCCGCGCATGGCCCAGATCGTCTCGTTGAGGTTCTACGTGGGACTGGGCGATGCGGAAATCGGCGCCGCCCTGGGTATCGACGAACGGACCGTGCGCCGGGACTGGATCAAGGCCAGGGGCTGGATGATCGGCCGCTTGCGGGAAGCCGACTGA
- a CDS encoding serine/threonine protein kinase: MSTPNSTADWQSIEKQLDVLLDLPPGQRVVRLGELDRHNPAHAHALRQWLADIEQAERDPLAQTHDGERVGPWRALHRLGRGGMGDVWMAERNDGTYEKRVAIKFLYGDTPQLRVRLEMERHLLAQLQHPNIPRLIDGGVTTGGQPYLVTDFVEGMPLDKWCLIHPAADFDTRIRIFRQIAAAVAHAHDNSVVHRDIKPNNVLVDRDGHAYLLDFGVARLLDEERRADTLLPLTLEYAAPEQVRSGKAGVRTDIYGLGALLYFLIARKPPFDFHNLSIAACLKRIGEETPSRPSAADAVPGLPRELADDLDAIALKALAKSPEDRYANVDGFLQDLGNAFAHLPIEARKLDGRLYRARRFVRRNGVALAVSAAIGLSLAVGMVLALWQAHLASEQRDAAQAARASAETERANAQAQAVRSDLTVDFLLSVLGSAAPDNAAVKIDDLLALAAQRVTQAAENRPELYPQLFDTLMQAYGQRGGGRALEPLLLSLLTDPKKNLPLSVTAELSCTLADLQWSIHKWDEARHWAETGLRQAAALAPEQARDIQASCRRILAESELLSGKLDQTLKFYREAVVALGSPPPDTRKNALFLGTYAVKLSMDDDLVEARAQFRKAIDMYTRLGRENSADALATLGQMAYLTARVGLVVQALGEMQRSIELNLKATGPTGDIAMMLYGQAQIAVDLARPQEAAAVLERSQAMVRDFAPDQMSRFRIQWAALGARIAALSGDEPLRAAKITEMHTALDDLKVPPGSRLRVALREAEIAGATIAKAASPQEAFSRFEHAEEELLAMGSGSKLALARIMLGTAETALDLGQADLAGKKVAEAREIFGSSVDPESWQLGVCDAVAAFIDWQGGKDRPLARANLDRAVARMQAALGPDHPRVLQWQTRVRQLGAPVAGA; encoded by the coding sequence ATGTCGACCCCCAATTCAACCGCCGACTGGCAATCGATTGAAAAGCAACTCGATGTGCTCCTGGATCTGCCGCCGGGCCAGCGCGTGGTACGCCTGGGCGAACTCGACCGGCACAATCCCGCCCATGCCCACGCGCTGCGCCAATGGCTGGCGGATATCGAGCAGGCGGAGCGGGATCCGCTGGCGCAGACCCACGATGGCGAGCGCGTCGGCCCCTGGCGGGCCCTGCACCGGCTGGGTCGCGGCGGCATGGGCGACGTCTGGATGGCCGAGCGCAACGACGGCACCTATGAAAAGCGCGTCGCGATCAAGTTCCTGTACGGCGACACGCCGCAATTGCGCGTGCGGCTGGAGATGGAGCGTCATCTGCTCGCACAGTTGCAACACCCCAATATTCCTCGGCTCATCGACGGCGGCGTGACGACGGGCGGGCAGCCGTATCTCGTCACGGACTTCGTCGAGGGCATGCCGCTGGACAAATGGTGCCTCATTCATCCGGCGGCGGACTTCGACACGCGTATCCGAATCTTTCGCCAGATCGCCGCCGCCGTGGCGCATGCGCACGACAACTCGGTCGTGCATCGCGACATCAAGCCGAACAACGTCCTGGTCGACCGCGACGGCCACGCCTACCTGCTCGATTTCGGCGTCGCGCGATTGCTCGACGAGGAACGCAGGGCCGACACCTTGCTGCCGTTGACGCTCGAGTACGCCGCTCCCGAGCAGGTCCGCAGCGGCAAGGCCGGCGTGCGCACGGACATCTACGGTCTCGGCGCGTTGCTCTACTTCCTCATCGCGAGGAAACCCCCATTCGACTTCCACAACCTGTCGATCGCCGCGTGCCTGAAGCGGATCGGTGAAGAAACGCCGTCACGACCGAGCGCGGCGGACGCGGTCCCGGGCCTGCCGCGCGAGTTGGCCGACGATCTCGATGCGATCGCGCTGAAAGCACTGGCGAAGTCACCGGAGGACCGGTACGCCAATGTCGACGGCTTTCTGCAGGATCTCGGCAACGCTTTCGCCCACCTCCCCATCGAAGCGCGCAAGCTCGACGGCCGCCTGTATCGCGCCCGGCGCTTCGTCCGCCGTAACGGAGTGGCCCTCGCCGTCTCCGCGGCCATCGGGCTGAGCCTGGCGGTGGGAATGGTGCTGGCTCTTTGGCAGGCGCACCTGGCTTCCGAACAGCGCGACGCCGCGCAAGCGGCACGCGCGAGCGCGGAAACCGAGCGGGCCAATGCGCAGGCACAAGCCGTGCGTTCGGACCTGACCGTCGACTTCCTGCTCTCGGTGCTCGGATCGGCCGCACCCGACAACGCGGCGGTCAAGATCGACGACCTGCTGGCGCTGGCGGCGCAGCGTGTCACACAGGCTGCAGAGAACCGCCCCGAACTCTATCCCCAGCTTTTCGACACGCTCATGCAAGCCTACGGGCAACGCGGCGGCGGGCGCGCGCTCGAACCGCTCCTGCTGTCGCTGCTGACCGATCCGAAGAAGAACCTGCCGCTTTCCGTCACCGCCGAGCTTTCCTGCACACTTGCCGATCTGCAATGGAGCATTCACAAGTGGGACGAAGCACGCCATTGGGCGGAGACGGGCCTGCGACAGGCCGCCGCCCTTGCGCCGGAGCAGGCTCGCGATATCCAGGCAAGCTGCCGGCGCATACTGGCCGAGTCCGAGTTGTTGTCGGGCAAGCTCGACCAGACGTTGAAGTTCTATCGCGAGGCGGTGGTTGCATTGGGAAGCCCACCGCCCGACACGCGCAAGAATGCGCTGTTCCTCGGCACCTACGCGGTGAAGCTCAGCATGGACGACGACCTGGTTGAAGCGCGCGCCCAGTTCCGCAAGGCGATCGACATGTATACCCGCCTCGGACGCGAGAACAGTGCCGATGCACTGGCCACGCTCGGCCAGATGGCGTACCTCACCGCCCGCGTCGGCTTGGTGGTCCAGGCGCTGGGCGAAATGCAGCGCAGCATCGAGCTCAACCTGAAGGCCACCGGCCCCACCGGTGATATCGCCATGATGTTGTATGGCCAGGCGCAGATCGCGGTGGACCTGGCGCGCCCTCAAGAAGCGGCGGCCGTGCTGGAGCGGTCGCAGGCCATGGTCCGCGACTTCGCACCCGATCAGATGTCGCGCTTCCGCATCCAATGGGCCGCTCTCGGTGCCCGTATCGCGGCGCTTTCCGGCGACGAGCCCTTGCGGGCAGCGAAGATCACCGAGATGCACACGGCGCTCGACGACCTCAAGGTGCCGCCGGGATCGCGGCTGCGGGTCGCGCTACGGGAAGCGGAAATAGCCGGCGCAACCATCGCCAAAGCGGCCAGTCCACAGGAGGCCTTCTCTCGATTCGAACACGCGGAGGAGGAACTGCTCGCCATGGGCAGCGGATCGAAGCTGGCATTGGCCCGGATCATGCTGGGTACCGCGGAGACCGCACTGGATCTCGGCCAAGCCGACCTGGCCGGAAAGAAAGTCGCAGAGGCGCGGGAGATCTTCGGGAGCTCCGTCGATCCCGAGAGCTGGCAACTGGGTGTCTGCGACGCCGTCGCTGCCTTCATCGACTGGCAGGGTGGCAAGGACCGCCCGCTGGCACGCGCCAACCTCGACCGCGCCGTGGCGCGGATGCAGGCAGCACTGGGCCCCGATCATCCTCGCGTCCTGCAGTGGCAGACGCGCGTGCGCCAGCTCGGCGCG